In the genome of Pseudomonas protegens, one region contains:
- a CDS encoding zinc-dependent alcohol dehydrogenase family protein, producing the protein MSRTIRFHKFGPAEVLKCEEHAASLPAPGEVQVRVEAIGISWYDVLWRQNLASSHARLPSGLGHEMAGVVTAVGEGVDDLAVGDKVASFPAESPNDYPVYGELIVLPRSALTRYPEVLSPIEAAVHYTPLLIAYFAYVDLARVKPGQFALVTDASHCAGPSFVQLGKALGVRVIAATKTAEEREYLLSLGAEKVIVTEEQDLLMQINKLTDNRGVDVVFDGLGGPQMSMLGDVLAPRGSLVLYGLQGGNQTPFPACAAFQKNIQFFVHCIGNFTGKPELGIIQDQVALQRALRDINQLTADRVLLPLKTRVFPFSEFVEAHRYMDECPCRERVALQVEPA; encoded by the coding sequence ATGTCCCGCACGATTCGTTTTCACAAGTTTGGACCGGCCGAGGTGCTCAAATGCGAAGAGCATGCGGCCTCGTTGCCTGCGCCAGGCGAAGTGCAGGTACGAGTCGAAGCCATTGGTATCAGTTGGTACGATGTGCTCTGGCGGCAGAACCTGGCGTCGTCCCATGCCCGCCTGCCATCTGGGCTGGGGCATGAAATGGCCGGCGTGGTCACCGCAGTGGGCGAGGGCGTCGACGACCTTGCGGTCGGTGACAAGGTCGCCAGCTTTCCCGCCGAAAGTCCCAATGATTATCCGGTCTACGGCGAACTGATCGTCCTGCCGCGCTCGGCCCTGACCCGCTACCCGGAGGTGCTGAGCCCCATCGAGGCGGCCGTGCATTACACGCCGCTGTTGATCGCCTATTTCGCCTATGTCGATCTGGCGCGGGTCAAGCCCGGGCAATTCGCTTTGGTGACCGACGCCAGCCACTGTGCCGGTCCGTCCTTTGTGCAGTTGGGCAAAGCCCTGGGTGTGCGGGTGATTGCCGCCACCAAGACCGCGGAAGAACGTGAGTACCTGCTGTCCCTGGGTGCCGAGAAAGTCATAGTCACCGAGGAGCAGGACCTGCTGATGCAGATCAACAAGCTCACCGACAATCGCGGGGTCGACGTGGTGTTCGATGGCCTGGGCGGTCCGCAGATGTCGATGCTTGGCGATGTCCTGGCGCCCCGTGGCAGCCTGGTGCTGTATGGCTTGCAAGGTGGCAACCAGACGCCGTTCCCGGCCTGTGCCGCGTTCCAGAAGAACATTCAGTTCTTCGTCCACTGCATCGGCAATTTCACCGGCAAGCCCGAGTTGGGGATCATTCAGGATCAGGTGGCGTTACAGCGCGCGCTGCGCGACATCAACCAGTTGACCGCCGACCGCGTGCTGCTGCCCTTGAAGACCCGGGTCTTCCCCTTCAGCGAATTTGTCGAGGCGCACCGTTACATGGACGAGTGTCCATGCCGCGAACGGGTGGCTCTGCAGGTCGAACCGGCCTGA
- a CDS encoding LysR family transcriptional regulator: MNRNDLRRVDLNLLIVFETLMHERSVTRAAEKLFLGQPAISAALSRLRNLFDDPLFVRTGRSMEPSARAVEIFALLSPALDSISTAVSRAAEFDPATSTAVFRIGLSDDVEFALLPMLLKRLRAEAPGIVLVVRRANYLLMPSLLASGEISIGVSYTADLPANAKRKVLRRSLPKLLRADTVPGALSLDDFCARPHALVSFAGDLSGFIDEELEKLGRKRHVVLAVPQFNGLSTLLAGTDILATVPDYTAEALTAAGGVRAEDPPLPVRSFELHMAWRGSQDNDPGERWLRSRIQMFFGDPESL, translated from the coding sequence ATGAATCGTAATGACCTGCGTCGTGTCGACCTGAACCTGTTGATCGTGTTCGAAACCCTGATGCACGAACGCAGCGTGACCCGCGCCGCCGAGAAGCTGTTTCTTGGCCAGCCGGCCATCAGCGCCGCCTTGTCGCGCCTGCGCAATCTGTTCGACGACCCCCTGTTCGTGCGTACTGGCCGCAGCATGGAGCCTTCGGCCCGGGCGGTAGAGATCTTCGCCCTGCTCTCGCCGGCCCTGGACTCGATTTCCACCGCCGTCAGTCGCGCCGCCGAATTCGATCCCGCCACCAGCACCGCGGTGTTCCGGATCGGCCTGTCCGACGATGTGGAATTCGCCCTGCTGCCCATGCTGCTCAAACGCCTGCGGGCCGAGGCCCCGGGTATCGTGCTGGTGGTGCGTCGGGCCAACTACCTGCTGATGCCGTCGCTGCTGGCCTCCGGTGAAATCTCCATCGGCGTCAGCTACACCGCCGACCTGCCGGCCAATGCCAAGCGCAAGGTATTGCGCCGCAGCCTGCCGAAACTGCTGCGTGCCGACACCGTTCCGGGCGCCCTGAGCCTGGACGACTTCTGCGCCCGCCCCCATGCCCTGGTGTCGTTCGCCGGGGACCTGAGCGGCTTTATCGATGAAGAACTGGAGAAGCTCGGACGCAAGCGCCATGTGGTACTGGCCGTGCCGCAATTCAACGGCCTGAGCACCCTGCTGGCCGGCACCGACATCCTCGCCACCGTCCCCGACTACACCGCCGAGGCCCTGACCGCCGCCGGCGGAGTACGCGCCGAAGACCCGCCCCTGCCGGTGCGCAGCTTCGAGTTGCACATGGCCTGGCGCGGCTCCCAGGACAACGACCCGGGAGAGCGCTGGTTGCGTTCGCGGATTCAGATGTTCTTCGGCGACCCTGAGAGTCTTTAG
- the hxsD gene encoding His-Xaa-Ser system protein HxsD yields MTWPVTLKLDSSAYPLSVVQRAAYSLADTVAIQVGIVTNQISLTAHPAEARLTLSPEQAHSLILQHLNDFALCDHINRETAGLRKVLARTALAGCGISQ; encoded by the coding sequence ATGACATGGCCAGTCACGCTGAAACTCGACAGCTCAGCCTACCCGCTGAGCGTGGTGCAACGCGCCGCTTATTCCTTGGCCGACACTGTCGCGATCCAGGTCGGTATTGTAACCAATCAGATAAGCCTCACGGCCCACCCCGCTGAAGCGAGGCTAACGCTTTCCCCGGAACAGGCTCACTCGCTGATCCTTCAGCATCTGAACGACTTCGCCCTATGCGACCATATCAACCGCGAAACAGCAGGGCTGCGCAAAGTCTTGGCCCGAACCGCGCTCGCTGGATGTGGGATTTCCCAGTGA